The DNA region GGTATTTTTTTAAATAGAATTTAAGATAGAAATAATATAGAAATTATAAAATATTATTGTATGACATACTATAATATATCCATATTTAGTTAGTAGAAAATGATGTAATGAAATGTTTTTTTACACATACCGGGCTGATTCAACTAAAAGGGGTGTAATGGGTTAAGTTTTTAAGTTCTAACTTAGTTAAGAGTCAAGTTATTCCTTAATTGAAGTTCATATCATGGGGGAGCACATGTCCAATGCGAGTATAATGCTGGTGGAAGACGAAATCATTGTGGCTGCTGATGTCAAACATCGCCTGGAAAACATGGGATATGATGTTTTAGGTATTTTTGATACGGGAGAAGAGGCTATTGCGAAAGCTGGTGAACTGCAACCTCAACTGGTTCTGATGGATATCGTGCTGAAGGGTGAGATGGATGGGATAGAGGCTGCTCAAAGCATACGCGAAAAGTATCAAATTCCCATTATTTATCTTACAGCTTATTCCGATGAAAAAACCTTAGAAAGAGCCAAGGTAACAGAACCATTTGGTTATGTCCTGAAACCCTTTGAGGATAGGGAAATCCAAAGCGCCATTGAAATGGCACTTTACAAGCACCAAATGGAGCAGAAATTAAAAGAAAGTGAAGAAAAATATCGTAAGTTGCTCGAAAAGTTCTTGAAGGTTTCAACAGAGATTTTAAATGAGCTCAGTAAACCGTAATCCTTCTTTTTTTTTTTAGTTTGGTTTTTTTTTAGTTTGGTGGGGATTTTTTAAATATTAAAATTTTTTTTAAGGTATAATTGTTATTTTGGTGTGTTGCCGAGTAGGAACATAAGAAAAAAGAACTAGAAAACTAGAAAGATCCTCTTTTGTCGTGTTCTTTGCTGCATGAACTCTGTGGTGCGAGTTTTTTGGCTTCTTTAAGTTTAACTCCCATTTTCTCGAGAACTGCTCGGCTGTCAACTTTGGTGTTTATACATCCATCTCTGAGGAGAGGTACTCCCTGAGGAGAGTATTTTGAAACCTTCATCATGGCTAGGTTAAGATCCTGGAAACATGCAACTCCTAAAACAGCTTTGAATTTGTTCTGTTCCACTATCTTTTTGAGGAATGTGGAACCGGGGATTATGAACACTCTGTAACCCATTTCTTCTCCTTTGTTTTTCAAAACTCCAATAACGCATCGGTTACAGTTTTCGCAAACCAGGCCTGATGCTTCCAGTTTTGCTTCACAATCTATGTGCCGCAGACAGTGAGGTAAGACCAGAATGGTATCTTTGGGGTCAGTTTTCCTGAAAACCTTTTCATTGACCTTGTTTCGTACTTCTACACCTATATGATCCACAATTTTAGCATCCACACCAACGCTTTCTGAAAACTTTTTGAAAAGCCCATAAAAAACGTCCATAGTAAAAAGAAGCAGTTTTGGGAAAACCAGACGGTCTTTTTCAATAAGCATGCGGCCTAGGATGAGGGTGACAGATAAAAGAACCAGTAGAAGGATTCCGGCCGCGAAAACCACTTGACCAAATATCTGGTAAAATTCGGAGATAGTCATAATTATCAGGTAGAATGTTAAGTTTTAAGAGTTCTTGGTTGAAACATCATATAAATAACATATATAAATTAAGGTGCGCAAGATTGTTTGTCAAATCAGTTTACTTAGAAGTGTAAGTATTTTCTATTTATCATGCTATATTAAACTGGTTATTAATTTAAAATTTATTTTACATAAGAAAGAGAGTGGGGTTAGATGACTTATTTTTAAAATTTATCAATTTTTAAGTCGTTTAGTTTAAATTCTGTTTGTTTGCTGCTGATTTCTATCCCGCCATCAAATCCCTTTATTTCTATTCCAGAAAGATCTTCACAGGCACATAATATGTCCTGTTCTGGATGGGTCCCGGGTGTTATATTACAGTCAAGACGAACTTTCTCCCCACAACTAGCCACCAGGGGGAGTCTTTTTGATGTGGGATGATCTGGAGGTAGAACAACCAAGGGGGCACCTAAATCTCTCAGCAAGAAAATCAATGATTTTATACCTTCTTCGACATTGGAGCCTGAATTAAGTGATGAAACGGCAATGATATCTTCAGGTTCTAGAAACATTACTATTTCTTCTTTATCTGGTGTGCCAATGAATATTTGGCCTTTTTTTGCAAATTTAACCACACCAACAGTTCCGGATTCACCTTTTAAAAAAATTATTTCATCATCTTGTAGGTTAATTCTATGTTTCATGTAATTTGGTTTTACTTAATTGTTTAGAGTTATATAATGAGAAATTATAGTTGTCGACTAAATATTTTTAACTCATCTTTCTATACATGCTCTTTTAGATATAATTCGCTATGATTAAAGCCTTTCCAAGGGTAGTTTCTTTATAATATAATTTAAATACCTTTTATTATTAAAATTGCATTATTAATTATTTTATTATAGAATGATAAATTACCATTATTTTCCATATTCAAATTTTCAATGTGTTGCATCCATTTATTGGATATATTCACTTCTTTGTAGAATTTCAATAATTCATTCAACATGGTGTTTATTCAAGTTCCTCAACATTGTCCGACTGACAGGTTGGACAAACAACTCTCCTTCCAATACCTTTAAACTCATTTCCACAGTCTAAACATCGGTATTTTTTGGTTTTAAGCTTTTTCATTTTAATATCGGCCATAGGGCCACCCACAGTACACATTTTTTATCACCAATCATTATATTGTATTTGGTATTATTTAGTTTTTGGGATGTCCAAGATTGGCCAGAAATCCTAAAGGTCACATAAATAGTATTATGAGGCTAATTACTTAGAAATTTAAACATGACAGATTATTTATCCTATAAAATTCAATATAACAACATTTAGTTAATCTATAAAGGTAATTTAAAAACCAGTCTGTCTTGAGATGGTGAGACTATTGAAAAACCTGATTTTCCCATTTTCTGCTATTGTAGGTCAAGAAAAAGTTAAAAAAGCCCTGGTGTTAAATGCAATTAACCCCTCCATTGGTGGGGTGCTGATAAAAGGTGATAAAGGAACTGGTAAGACCACTGCAGTACGTGCATTGGCTGATCTTTTACCTCCGTTAAGGGTGGTTAAGGGGTGTTCTTTCAACTGTGATCCAGATGACCCGGACTCATTATGTGAATCCTGCAGATTAGATGAATCCGGGGAGATCCTGATAGAAGAAAGGAAAATGAGGGTGGTGGAGTTACCTCTGGGAGCAACTGAGGATCGTGTAGTGGGTTCCATAAATATTGAAAAAGCTCTTAAGGAAGGTACCAAAGCATTAGAACCAGGTATACTTGCTGATGCTAATCGTAACATCCTTTATGTTGACGAGATCAACCTCCTGGATGATAATCTGGTGGATGTTCTTTTGGATGCTGCGGCTTATGGAATAAATACTGTGGAACGTGAAGGTATTTCCTTGGCTCACCCCTCTAACTTTATACTGGTGGGAACCATGAATCCAGCTGAAGGAGAGCTCAGACCGCAGTTATCAGATAGAATAGGCCTGCAGATATCAGTTCAGAGTATAATGGACATAGAGGATAGGGTTAAGATCATGGAAAGGAGGGAAGCATTCGAAAAGGATCCCCACGCTTTCCGGGAAGAATTCCAGGAATATCAGGATCAAATCCTGGAAAACATCACTCTGGCCAGGCAACTCCTCCCTAAAGTAAAAGTTTCAGAGGATATAATGAAAATAATAGCTCAAGTATGTGTTGATTTGGGGGTGGATGGGCACCGGTCTGACATTGCCATTTTAAAGACGGCTAAAACTCTTGCAGCATATTATAAGCATGAAGAGGTTGAACTTATTGATGTGGAAGAGGCCGCTGCTCTGGTTTTGGGTGAAAGATTTCATAAGAAATCATTTAATAAGGAAAAAATCAAAAAAGAAGTAAAAAATGCTGTTAATGAGATTTCACAGGACAAAACTGGGGATGATAAAAAAAAGCCCCAAATAGGGTAGAAGGCCCCCAGAAAAAGAGGGCTATGCAACTTAAAACCCTCAAGAAGCATGAAGAAGAAGTTGATGCTCAGGAAGAAGAAGTTGATGTTAAAAAACTCCTTAAATTAAAGGGGAAAAAGAAGAAACGTCTTTACGGGCAGCGTGTTGATTCAAAAACTCAAAAAGGACGTTACATAAAGAGTGAACTCCCCAAAGATTCATCTGGAGACATTGCCATTGATGCAACTCTCAGAGCTGCTGCTTTGAGTTCTGATGGTAAAATTAAGGTTAAAAGTGAAGATTTACGTCATAAAATAAGGAAGCATGGAGCTAAAGCATCAATTGTCCTGGTGGTGGATATTAGTGGGTCAATGTTTTCTGATAGAAAAGCCAACCGCTTGAAAGGAATACTGAACACGGTTATAGAGGATGCCCATCGCCACCAGGATCGCATTAGCCTGGTTGGATTCAAGGGGGAAAAAGCTGAAGTAATCATCCCCAGCACTCGCCGGGCAACGTCCTTCAGAAAGCAGATCGATGATATTCAGGTTGGAGGAACCACCCCTCTGGCTGCAGGGTTAAAAAAGGGTTATGAAATCCTTAAGAAAGAGAAATTAAAGGATGAATTTGTTCCTTTAATGCTGGTCTTATCTGATGGAATGCCCAATGTAGCATTAGATCAAGGACCAATAAAGGATGCCCTTGAGGTTGCAGGTAAAATTAAAGATAAAGAGATTCACACGGTGGTCATTAACTTCGAAAGATCGGTGCGTTATGGTCATGAAGTAAATATGGAATTAGCCCTGGCTGCAGGGGCACGATATTACGATATAGAAGAATTGAAAGATCCGACAATGGCAGTTTCCAGGATAATGGATTTGGAAAGAGAAAAGATATAATATATAAATATCGCTATTTTTTCCTATTTTTTTAATTATTTCATGCTAATTTTACCAAATTAGTACTCTAACACCTTATACTTTAATATTTCCTTCAATGATCTGATTTGCTGTTTTTAACTTCGATGATGTATTTTAAAACCTTAAAAATAGCATTATTTTTTTAAAAGCAATTATCAGATTTTATTATTATATTAGCTATTAACTAATTTTCAAGGTTTTTAGGATGGTATTGTATGCTTCTTCTGTAGCATTAACTGCCCAGGGTGGGCTGATGTATTCTAAATAAATGTAAAACTCGTTATTTTCCATGATGGTTGTTTTATGTGCAACATTTTTCCCATAACTTGCTATTTGAATATGGGTAAGATTAGCTACTCCCACAGAAACTGTTGAGGGACTGCTGGTGTTCATAGCAATGTTTGATTTAGTAGGTAAATTGAATGTACCAATTGCCTTCTGTTCCTTTTGTAGAATAATATAAGCGGTTTCATCAGTTCCGTTGCCTGAAGGGAAATTTTTCTTAAAGGTGACTTCTGAATACAAACTGTTGTTGGAGAAATTTCCCACAATATGGTCTTGTGACCAGTCTTTAGGATATTCAAATGATATTTGGCCATTTTGAAATGTATTATTCCCTGAAAAGGCAGTAATTATAACTGATATCATTATTATTACTAATACCACTATAACTCCCAAGATCAGGTCTTTTTTTTCCATGTTATCACATCTTTTTTATTGGTTTCCTCTACGGAAATACATTTAGTATGGGAATACATTTTGTATGAGTATAAAAAAACTTCATTATCGGTTTTTTACATAAACTCAAATAAGAGAATAAACATAATATATCCAGAAAGCTTAGTTAAAAAAAGTTGCTTTGCCTTTATTTTAGAGGATCTTAATGAATGGGTGATGGTTTGCATAGAGGAAAAATCCTCGTGGTAGAGGATGATGCCATAGAAGCCATGGATCTTAAACGTACTCTGGAATCTTTTGGATATGAAGTTCCTTATGTAGCTTCTCGTGGTGATGATGCTGTAGAAAAGGCTGCAGAGGTCATGCCGGATCTTATTTTAATGGACATAGTTTTAAAAGGAGAGATAAATGGTATTGAAGCGGCATTTAAAATTAAAAATCTCAATATACCATTAATTTTTTTAACAGCTCATTCTGAAGATGCCACGGTCCAGAAGGCAAAACTAACAGAGCCTTATGGATATATAATCAAACCCTTCGATTCTTCTGAACTTAGATATTCCATAGAACTGGCTCTTTATAAAAATAAGATGGAGAAAAATCTCAAAGTTCGTGAAAGGCTTTTAAACTCAATAATCAATGATTCACCAATTTTACAATTTGTAATTGATAAAAATCATCATGTTCTCTACTGGAATGAGGCCCTTGCATCCTACAGTGGTATTTCTGCAGAAGAGATTGTAGGCACTGATGAGCACTGGAGGGCATTTTACAGTGAAAAAAGACCATGCTTGGCTGATCTAATGGTTGAAGAGGATTTTATCTCTATAGATAAGTGGTATGGGGGAAAATACCAGGAATCTGAACATTTAAAAAATGCTTTTGAAGTTGAAGATTTTTTCCCTTCATTGGGGAAAAATGGGAAATGGTTGCATTTCACCGCTGCTACAATTAAAGATGATAGTGGAGAGGTGATTGGAGCATTAGAAACACTTGAAGACATTACTGAACGCAAAAATGCGGAAAAAACAGTCAAAGATCAATATAATTTCCTTCAAAATTTAATAGACACTATACCTTACCCCGTATTTTACAAGGACACAAATTACAAATATATAGGCTGTAACAAGGCATTTGAAGACTTTATAGGGTTCCGAAAAGAAGAAATAATTGGAAAGACGGTCTATGAGGTTGCACCTAAAGAATTAGCTGATAAATATCACAAAAAAGATAAGGAACTATTTGATAACCCAAGTTCGCAATCCTATGAGGCCCCAGTTCAATATGCTGACGGTTCCAAACACATTGTGCTTTTCAATAAATCTACCTTTAATGATGATCAGGGACAAATTGCAGGTTTAATTGGATTAATGGTTGACATCACTGAACAAAAAAAAGCAGAAAAACAACTCTTAGAAAGTGAAGAAAAGTTCAGGGAAATTTTTAACAACGCTAATGATGCATTCTACCTGCTTAAAGTCACTGATAAAGGTGCAAATGAAAAATTTGCCGAAGTAAATGAGGTTGCCAGCCAAATGTTGGGTTATTTAGTAGATGAACTTCTGAAAATGTCACCTAATGATATAGATGCTTCAGATTCTAGTCGTATGTTTGATAACTGGCAAAAACTTCTCAATAAGGGCACTGCGATTTTCGAAACTGTTCACAAAACTAAAAATGGGAAAGAGATACCTGTTGAGATTAACGGACGACTCTTTGACATTAAGGGTGAAAAAACACTTTTTGCAATAGCCCGAGATATAAGCGAACGTAAATTAGCAGAAAAAGCACTTGAAAATTCTGAAGCAGAGTATAAGGCTATTTTTGAGAATATAAAAAGTGCGGTGGCAGTTTATGAATCAGTTAATAATGGTTCTGATTTTATTTTTAAAGACTTCAATCAAGCTGCAGAGGAAATTGAACAAATAAAAAAGGAATCAGTATTGGGTAAGAGAGTTACTGAAGTATTCCCTGGTATTAAGGAATATGGGCTTTTTGAAGTGTTTCAAAGGGTTTGGAAAACTGGAATTCCGGAAAAACACCCGGTTTCAATGTATAAGGATGAGCGGATAGAAGGCTGGAGGGAAAATTATGTTTACAAACTCCCTTCTGGAGATTTAGTTGCAGTTTACGATGATTTAACTGAAATCAAACAGTATGAAGAGGAACTTGAAAAGAATCAACTTCGATTGAGAAGTCTGGTGAGAATACTTCAGTACGAGGCAGAATCTGTACAGGATTTCCTGGATTATGCTCTGGAAGAGGCAATTAAATTAACAGAAAGTAAAATAGGATATATTTACCATTATTACGAGGATAGGGAAGAGTTCATCCTTAACACCTGGTCTGAGGGAGTTATGGATGAATGCAGTATCAAAGAAGCTCCTTCAG from Methanobacteriaceae archaeon includes:
- a CDS encoding response regulator translates to MSNASIMLVEDEIIVAADVKHRLENMGYDVLGIFDTGEEAIAKAGELQPQLVLMDIVLKGEMDGIEAAQSIREKYQIPIIYLTAYSDEKTLERAKVTEPFGYVLKPFEDREIQSAIEMALYKHQMEQKLKESEEKYRKLLEKFLKVSTEILNELSKP
- a CDS encoding DUF116 domain-containing protein, with amino-acid sequence MTISEFYQIFGQVVFAAGILLLVLLSVTLILGRMLIEKDRLVFPKLLLFTMDVFYGLFKKFSESVGVDAKIVDHIGVEVRNKVNEKVFRKTDPKDTILVLPHCLRHIDCEAKLEASGLVCENCNRCVIGVLKNKGEEMGYRVFIIPGSTFLKKIVEQNKFKAVLGVACFQDLNLAMMKVSKYSPQGVPLLRDGCINTKVDSRAVLEKMGVKLKEAKKLAPQSSCSKEHDKRGSF
- a CDS encoding ATP-binding protein, whose amino-acid sequence is MVRLLKNLIFPFSAIVGQEKVKKALVLNAINPSIGGVLIKGDKGTGKTTAVRALADLLPPLRVVKGCSFNCDPDDPDSLCESCRLDESGEILIEERKMRVVELPLGATEDRVVGSINIEKALKEGTKALEPGILADANRNILYVDEINLLDDNLVDVLLDAAAYGINTVEREGISLAHPSNFILVGTMNPAEGELRPQLSDRIGLQISVQSIMDIEDRVKIMERREAFEKDPHAFREEFQEYQDQILENITLARQLLPKVKVSEDIMKIIAQVCVDLGVDGHRSDIAILKTAKTLAAYYKHEEVELIDVEEAAALVLGERFHKKSFNKEKIKKEVKNAVNEISQDKTGDDKKKPQIG
- a CDS encoding VWA domain-containing protein, whose translation is MQLKTLKKHEEEVDAQEEEVDVKKLLKLKGKKKKRLYGQRVDSKTQKGRYIKSELPKDSSGDIAIDATLRAAALSSDGKIKVKSEDLRHKIRKHGAKASIVLVVDISGSMFSDRKANRLKGILNTVIEDAHRHQDRISLVGFKGEKAEVIIPSTRRATSFRKQIDDIQVGGTTPLAAGLKKGYEILKKEKLKDEFVPLMLVLSDGMPNVALDQGPIKDALEVAGKIKDKEIHTVVINFERSVRYGHEVNMELALAAGARYYDIEELKDPTMAVSRIMDLEREKI
- a CDS encoding PAS domain S-box protein; translation: MHRGKILVVEDDAIEAMDLKRTLESFGYEVPYVASRGDDAVEKAAEVMPDLILMDIVLKGEINGIEAAFKIKNLNIPLIFLTAHSEDATVQKAKLTEPYGYIIKPFDSSELRYSIELALYKNKMEKNLKVRERLLNSIINDSPILQFVIDKNHHVLYWNEALASYSGISAEEIVGTDEHWRAFYSEKRPCLADLMVEEDFISIDKWYGGKYQESEHLKNAFEVEDFFPSLGKNGKWLHFTAATIKDDSGEVIGALETLEDITERKNAEKTVKDQYNFLQNLIDTIPYPVFYKDTNYKYIGCNKAFEDFIGFRKEEIIGKTVYEVAPKELADKYHKKDKELFDNPSSQSYEAPVQYADGSKHIVLFNKSTFNDDQGQIAGLIGLMVDITEQKKAEKQLLESEEKFREIFNNANDAFYLLKVTDKGANEKFAEVNEVASQMLGYLVDELLKMSPNDIDASDSSRMFDNWQKLLNKGTAIFETVHKTKNGKEIPVEINGRLFDIKGEKTLFAIARDISERKLAEKALENSEAEYKAIFENIKSAVAVYESVNNGSDFIFKDFNQAAEEIEQIKKESVLGKRVTEVFPGIKEYGLFEVFQRVWKTGIPEKHPVSMYKDERIEGWRENYVYKLPSGDLVAVYDDLTEIKQYEEELEKNQLRLRSLVRILQYEAESVQDFLDYALEEAIKLTESKIGYIYHYYEDREEFILNTWSEGVMDECSIKEAPSVYKLSQTGVWGEAVRQRKPIILNDFEAPHPLKKGYPEGHAPLHKFMTIPVFSGDKIVAVVGVANKKTDYTETDVLQLELLMESIWKVLDSQKAEEALKESEARYRAIFENTGTATAISEENMILSLVNEEFAKLTGFSKDEIQNKMQWTDFFVEEELSRMKEYHKIRRTDPGSVPRNYESVLKDRWGNTKDVYMSVAMLPGTRKSLVSVLDITEKKQSNRKLKRELKINQALAEIYAPLISPLTNIQDISIVILKQALSISGSEHGFVATIDPKNQDLVNQTLTRMMPQCEVYKDGKIPEEIRFPIGPDGLYSGLWGHCLNTKEGFYTNDASHHTSAKGVPKGHVKIEKFLAVPVLINDELVGEIALANPPEKDYSRHDLRALKRIAEFFALAIQRKRYEEQINKSLDEKDLLIREIHHRVKNNMQIISSILNLQSFAVSDPQLLDILKQNQNRIKSMAMIHEKLYQSHNLVKIDFGDYLRSLTADIYYTYSITAEGFEMDLDFEPNIFLNIETSIPCGLIYSELLSNCIKHAYPEGGKGKISAEFKRVGEDLMLRVSDDGVGLPDEIDFRHTQSLGLQLVTSLVKQLDGTIELDKSQGTSFTVKFHELKYKERI